In candidate division KSB1 bacterium, one DNA window encodes the following:
- a CDS encoding tetratricopeptide repeat protein has protein sequence MFISPNHKPVLLFIFSFNIALSINLRAETSPSAVGVATGGSASLFLTDAASLFWNPAASAVNRYSQIAASFCEPYTLNYWAATAFLPPSGTFGVWYFSAESIPNPKKQLGVSLARSLSYGLFLGGSLAAVRQSKDESIEGRIGILYSLQPATRPTPYSIFYRFFLHRILFGASYFSRKNAEELGAGVAYRTPYEKITLFYSRRWQNDRNSNHIGFSWEMRRFLTAYAGLETGQGNINYGLSWRKDPLVIEVAFDSRAQRLMVSGSLRIGDEPTTAAERHYHRAKEALRLRHRTEALQQARKALYYDKDHLYARALYEGVELLVKEDERLIDSLSSLALQRLAEKRTLEAAFLLTEAAKINPLHPKLRKHLAALSAAAKPEIETWVRRAVELYDSSDSEARRIFEAVQLLDPKQQLVKDYLQRFREKDAEEAERHYLAGLEYLSRKELYAAEEEFLTTVKIQPTHSEAFEQLSNVRLQKKLNRRTVSALLDEAAEKESRGDWKGALSAYQQVSALEKDHPIAAEKADEIQRMVEEQIEDHLQRGESALQKGDSLEARTAFETVLTYDPNHVKARNFLARLNAPTSDRGQSLLRQAQAAFAAKKFEIAVILADSLQRTGLRPKETAILLERIRRQVDAETLLSNARRKLQQHDLLAALQSAQAARILNPDAAAEEVIKSCRNALRRDVDEFFNRGMTYYTAGDYLEAIKWWNEVLRLNPDHKGAREYRARATERLEALESIR, from the coding sequence TCCTTTAATATTGCTCTCTCGATCAATCTGCGGGCCGAAACCTCTCCTTCCGCCGTCGGCGTTGCCACCGGCGGCAGCGCCTCACTGTTCCTAACCGACGCCGCTTCGTTGTTCTGGAATCCTGCCGCATCGGCCGTCAACCGATATTCGCAAATTGCGGCTTCCTTTTGCGAGCCTTATACGCTGAATTATTGGGCCGCAACAGCCTTTTTACCTCCGAGCGGTACGTTCGGTGTATGGTATTTCTCTGCTGAATCAATTCCTAACCCAAAGAAGCAACTCGGCGTCTCCTTGGCGCGATCACTCTCCTATGGGCTTTTTTTAGGCGGCAGCCTGGCTGCCGTACGACAATCCAAAGATGAAAGCATCGAAGGCCGTATTGGAATCCTTTATTCACTCCAACCGGCTACTCGACCAACTCCTTATTCGATCTTTTACCGCTTTTTTCTACACAGAATCTTGTTCGGTGCTTCATACTTTTCCAGAAAGAATGCCGAGGAACTCGGCGCGGGCGTTGCCTACCGCACACCGTACGAAAAAATCACACTTTTTTACAGCCGCCGTTGGCAAAACGACCGAAATAGCAATCACATCGGTTTTTCGTGGGAAATGCGGCGATTTTTGACCGCCTATGCAGGACTCGAAACAGGCCAAGGCAATATCAATTACGGGCTGTCTTGGCGCAAGGATCCGCTTGTGATCGAGGTTGCATTCGATTCACGGGCTCAACGACTGATGGTAAGCGGTTCCTTGCGGATTGGTGACGAGCCGACTACAGCCGCCGAAAGACATTACCATCGTGCCAAAGAAGCTCTGCGCCTGCGACATCGAACAGAGGCGCTGCAGCAAGCCCGCAAAGCGTTGTACTATGACAAAGATCACCTCTACGCGCGGGCACTGTATGAGGGGGTTGAGCTTCTCGTTAAGGAAGACGAGCGATTGATCGACTCGCTCAGTTCTCTGGCGCTGCAGCGCTTGGCTGAAAAGAGGACTTTGGAGGCAGCTTTCCTCCTTACGGAAGCGGCAAAAATCAACCCTTTGCATCCCAAACTCCGCAAGCACCTGGCTGCTCTTTCTGCCGCGGCCAAACCGGAAATCGAAACATGGGTCCGAAGAGCCGTCGAGCTCTACGACTCATCCGATTCGGAAGCGCGACGCATTTTTGAAGCAGTGCAGCTACTCGACCCAAAACAACAATTGGTGAAGGATTACCTGCAGCGGTTTCGGGAAAAAGATGCCGAGGAAGCCGAACGCCATTACTTAGCAGGTCTTGAATATCTGAGCCGAAAAGAACTCTATGCGGCGGAGGAAGAGTTTTTGACGACCGTCAAAATCCAGCCGACGCATTCTGAGGCGTTCGAGCAGTTGTCCAATGTGCGTCTACAGAAAAAGCTGAATCGCCGTACTGTGTCCGCCCTTCTGGATGAAGCAGCAGAAAAAGAAAGCCGAGGTGATTGGAAAGGCGCCCTTTCAGCCTATCAGCAGGTATCGGCGTTGGAAAAAGACCATCCGATTGCTGCAGAAAAGGCGGATGAAATTCAGCGCATGGTTGAGGAACAGATCGAAGATCACCTGCAACGCGGAGAGTCTGCGCTGCAAAAGGGAGATTCCCTCGAGGCCAGGACGGCCTTCGAAACGGTTTTGACATACGATCCAAACCATGTCAAGGCCAGAAATTTCCTGGCCCGACTCAATGCCCCGACGAGCGACCGGGGCCAGTCTCTTTTACGACAGGCGCAGGCAGCCTTTGCGGCAAAAAAATTCGAGATCGCCGTCATTCTGGCAGATTCCCTGCAAAGAACCGGCCTCCGGCCAAAAGAGACGGCAATTTTATTGGAACGCATTCGGCGCCAGGTAGACGCTGAAACGCTGCTAAGCAATGCGAGGCGTAAATTGCAGCAACACGATTTACTTGCCGCTCTGCAAAGCGCTCAAGCTGCGAGGATTCTCAATCCCGATGCCGCCGCAGAGGAAGTAATAAAGTCATGCCGAAACGCTCTGCGCCGCGACGTGGATGAATTTTTTAATCGGGGCATGACCTACTACACGGCCGGAGATTATCTGGAAGCGATCAAATGGTGGAATGAGGTGCTGCGCCTCAATCCAGATCACAAGGGCGCACGTGAATATCGCGCCCGTGCGACGGAGCGCCTCGAAGCTCTGGAAAGCATCCGTTAA